CACCAATTAAACAATCGTAGCTTAGCAACCGCGATTGGGCCCCTTCAAACTTGAAGAGGTGTACATAGGACCGTAGTAAGTGTGACACTCTGCTTTCAAAGAGTTTGAAAGATAGGTTTTTTTTTACGATCTTTCGAGCAAAAGTCAAAGAAATCGATGAAACTGCATTTGTCTGCTCTAAGGTAAGGCTTCACGATGTGAGAAATcaatctaattgcgattattttgactgatattgcaatatgattcacgatattgaaAGGAATGATCATGTTTGTGTCGTTATTCTCATTTCCATTGACTACTAATacagctttaaattaaaatgattatagtgggATTTTTacgaggatctgtaccaaacaacgAAGTTTTCTGTAGTTTGTAAAttaggatttgtaggccgggacgtctctgcagcaccacaatataTCATGTAGCCTTAAGTAGTGCACCCCCCTTCAACTTGGATATTGCACcagtccatattgcaattttgagaaaacagttaatcacgattaattgtGTAGCTAAGGTAAGATGCAATCATTACAACGTCTGTCTAACTAGCTTACTACCTACAGTAACCAAGCATTACTCCCGAAGCCAAGGACCACATCATCAACTAGCGCTAACCCCATTTTTTGGGGGTAACAAAGTGGCGTTACACTACAATGTGTGGCATTTCCCCACTGTGTGGAACTCATTCCTGGATTACAATGTTGGAAGATCTTTCCAGGATTTGGGACAATGTCTCCAGGTGGATTGGTTTGTCCTCATCACGAAAGCCTGCATGTCTTCTACGTGGATCTACAACTGGTTAGGACGCTGCCTGGGACATGTCTGCCTGTCTTATAGCGCAATATCacatacatatgtgtatgtatatgtgacattgtgtgtatttaccACCCCTTTTACAAGATTCAGCTGcaaatatttaacccttgtgttgtattcccgtcaaaattgaaaattaacacctttgttgacgctttttagccatgttttgaacttttttcacagtttttgtccctttttcaacccttttgatgcttgtcactttatttttgatgttttaaatactacataacactaacttattaactttagttttacagtggactttatatttaataaacctcatttataggtaatcatacctaatgtttgagttagaaaagctaaaattaggaattatttcgagtaaaattaaaagaatggatgttgatggataatcacagactggagtATGTCAATGCTTGTTCGGAAGAAATGAGAAGCCTACTTTTGTTCTACCTCTGTCTTAAATTCCAGGACCCAGTGTTCATAAAATGACCGATGATTTGAAGTGCCACAGATATCATTGCAAACTGCGTGTGTGAGAATGGAAATCTTGACGGACGTATAGTAACTTAGGGCAGTGATGCTTAGCGAACGGTCAATTGGTCAAGTCACAACAACAGAATACATAGGGTTTTTTTTCAAGTCCAAGATATTTTCACATATTCCATTGGCGCTGTGTTTGGTTGGCCTACAAAGATGACGTAGACCTAAGAAGTTCAAAGGACTGTCCGGGTGTTCTGATGTCTATCACGGCGTCATTCAAGCCTTTCCACGCCTCCGCTGGTCTGAGCTGTTGGAAAGGACCATGGAAAACTCCATCAACCCATTCTCTAAGCGTGGAGACTGGTGACTCCTGTTCCCTGTCTGCCTTGGTTAGCGCCATATTGGATGGATACCCCGGAGAGGAGGATCCCGTCGACGACAGCATGCATGGAGGGTACTCTGGCTGCAAGCTGCCGTTCAAAGACGCAGCAGTGCGAGCGATGGACCAGATTTTCGGCTTAGCGTCTGTACTCCGGAGGTCTGGATTAGCGTAGAAGGAGTTGGTTTGCCGATGGACCGGTGTGAGTTTGGGGCAGTCTGGAGACAATCTGTCTTTTCCATGCAGTGGGtctgggttgtgtgtgtgatgcctgTGTGGGAGGTCTGCGTTTGAGATTGCATCGCTGTCCTCAGGCAGAAACTGCGGCTTCGGTTCACACTCAGAACCGTCTGACTCCAGCAAGTCGAAGTCTTCTAGATCACTCTGCAGGTCTGCACACTGTTGATCTGCAATAACGAACCACACAGATAACACCCAGTCTGTGCACGCTCATTACATTTGAgcaaacaccaaaaacaaatataaggTATTTTAATGCGTTACCCATCAGCTAAGGGTTAAGAGTGAGTTTCAGTAAACCATAGAGCTTTCATTGTGACGGGAATAACAGAAGTGGATGACATGTTATATTGATTGGCCGTTGactgtgttgtagttttaatAAAGTGCGATCTTGGATTCCAGCATTGGAAGCCCGTGTTTCTATATTCTATAGTCAAACCTCAGAACTTTGTGATTTTAAAGGTCTGACACaagtttttgtgagttttcgCGCATCCTcaaaaatgagagagaaggTCCGGAATAATGATAATAACCCCTACACAAAAACAAGAGGTTCCTTGCACATTTAGTAATTTCTGTTGGAAAAATGACTTACCAGGAAGGTCTTTGTCATGTTTAAGTGGCTTCCCAGCTTCGTCACTGTCATCATCACAGCCCCGATCGTCAGAGCTTTTACACGCCCGCGGTGACCACGTCACCTTGTTCTCCTTCTTCAGCCTCCTGCGTGCATTGGCAAACCACGTAGACACCTGAGTGGGGGGTGAAGGAATGGAGCTTAGATAGGAACATAAAATCACATAATATTGTACTATGTTGTGACATTATAAAGGAGGGAAAAGAAGACAGGGAAGGAGGGggcaaaaaaaatctgacacaGTGagaaatctgtttaaaaaaacacaaatcttttGACGGTACCGGAAATGgattgaaaacaaacacaaagattaTCCGGCAACTCAAATTCTGAGTGCCCCTATTGTAAATCTATCATATTTTACTTAAAGCTACCTGTGTAAGGGTCATCCGGGTGATGATAGCGAGCATTATCTTCTCTCCCTTTGTGGGGTAGGGGTTTTTCTGGTGCTCCTGGAGCCAAGCCTTCAGGGTGCTGGTGGTCTCTCGGGTGGCATTTTTACGGCGTGAAGCGCCATCAGAGCAGGAATACCTGAGCCAAATGGTGACAAGCAAAATCATAATTAACTACCAAGTGAATTACCTCCCTCATTTATGAGTAGGGATTCACTTCAAATCACATAATAATGACGTCTAAGGAGACAGACCatgctaaaaaaacacacattgttcCAGTTCCACACATTAAATCCCAAGTATGTGTATATAGTGGTGTAATACTTGTCATGATTCCAAGACTTACAAGAATAAAAAGTACCAAGCTACAGACActagaaatatttaaatcaggGAGTCTGCACTCCTAAATGGAATGAAGATCTTACAGTTTAAGTAAAGGGCATTAACAGGAATTGACTTACCCATATCTGTCATATGGATATTGTCCAAATGTATATTCATAGGGATGGTAGGCAGGAGTCTGAGATGTCCCCACAGTTGCAGCTCCGTCCTTGGGATCTAATGGCCCCTGAACATGTTTGCAAATAACTGATATGAATACATGTTTCATCAGAATCCTTACAAATATTCCAATACCTATGCATGCACTCTGATACTAAAGACTGACTCTAGCCTGAAATGACCTTACTTTGATTTAATGCTTCATAGCATAAAGGTACACTGTTAGAACATGTGCAGTCTTCCAGCCATGACACTTTTCAACTTTTGTCCAGAATacgcatttttttttaaatacaaaaaaataaaggcaaaatgaGAGGGATGAACTAAGTGAAATGTGGAACTCACTCTGGAATAGAGAGCAGTCGCGTCGCTGGTGCAGGGGTTATAGTAACCTTGGCTCTTTGGATAAGTTCCGCTGTAGACTCCAATGCCCGGGCCAGAGGTGAGCTGGTGGCCCGGGGAGCACAGCACCGGGTGGGACGGAGGAGTTCCCGGCTCCAAACAACCGGCCAGAGAGCTGGAGGTCATCAGAAACTTTGGcaagaaaattacaaaatgaaactTAATTGTCCAATTAAATCAAGCCTATTACTGAGAAAGTTTATTCAAAACCAGTAAAGAAAAGGTGTATTGAGTAGTTTACGCTGCACAAGTCTCTCCAAGTCGATATTTTACATAGTAGAAAATGCGAATTTTGCCATTTACagatttgacacattttgtgaATATAACATGTGACTTGTTAATTGATATTTAAACAGCGTCTGCTAATTAATAACTTCaaggaagaaattaaaaaaaaaaacatgttacaaaaGTAGTGAGTGTACCTGCGGTGTGGTGGAGTAGGAGTATCCCAGCTGAGAGTAAGCCATGGCTCAAATCAGATCAAAAGCAGGAGCGCAGACAAGGGGCGACATCCAACAGCATCCGAGCCGAAGGTAGACCCTTTTAATACTAGTTCACAGCGAGTTCCAGTCAGCAAACTTCTTCAGTTGTTGTTTAAATGTGGATATCTACCGCACAGACATTTACGCACCACTTTCATTTTACGCACCACGATGGACAGCCGGTAAAAGTAACTTCCAGTTGCGCCTCATTCACCAAGCTGCTGCAGCTTCTACAGTAGGCTATCCCTGCTGTCTTACAATCCAAagcgagtgtgtgtgatgtgtgtgagtgtgcgtgtgtgtgtatgtgtgatcaAACCAGGCATCTCCCTCTGATGCGCTCGTTGGTTTTAAGGCGCGTACATCTGACGTCAGCCCGGACAGTGTGTGtgcggctgtgtgtgtgtgtgtgtgttcatatcaAGAGGAGGAAACTCACCTAATTAATTCCCTCCCAGTTTTCTTTCAGCTCTTAGAGAACAGTTCCACGCAAGCGCAAATGCAACCCCAACAAGAGTCCCCAGGCGTAATGAGAATGTGATCAATTCTCCTTTccaaataaacatacacacacacacacacacacacacacacacacacacacacacacacacacacacacagtgctatGGCCAGAGGGGGGATCAGGAACGTGATGCCTTGACACCACATTGACACAAGATGATTGATGACTACAACCTGATATTAGCATAATCGTTTTGCACTGTAGTTTAGATAACTTGTCACCACGGTGAAATCTCCCTGTCATCCACATATTCATGAGTGGGGAAATTTCAGGTCTCCTCCAAGCAAATTAATCAAAGAATAAACACTCTCTGCATTCCCTTGAGTAAGCACCTTTACCAACTGAATGGCTTGTCgtgtttttaataacaaaatcCAAAGCCGTCCCTGTGAAGTGGAAACATTCCTCTCATTTCTTCTCAATCCACCTTAAGATCTGAATTCACTTCTTTCAGGGATGAAGAGTAGGCTACGTGCAAAAGGGATTAGGGCAAACGTCAGAAGAGTTTGAGATGTTGAAAATAATTGGCTTCAGGGCAAAAGTGGCAGACGCAAAAACTTTTAGAGATAGACTGATCTATTATCAGATCTATTATCTAATTTTCATGCAGTCACTAGTTCCTTTTATCTCTATAAAAGGAATTAGGGACTGTATGAAAATTAGAAGTAGGGAGAGGGGGGTCAGGGAAACAAGAGGTTTTATTTCTGGTGAAAGGGAGGTCCCAGATGCTCAGATTACTGTGTGATTTGTAAATTGTCCGGAAGAAACTTctccatcaatcaatcaattaaatcaTTGACTTGACCAACAGCCAGACTCCTGCGCAGATAtcagcaatatatatatatatatatatatatatatatatatatatatatatatatatatatatatatatatatatatatatatatatatatatatatatatatatatatatatatatatatatatatatatatatatatatatatatatattgcatagAAATGTTACTTTCTCTTAGAAAGGTTATATTCAACGGCGATATAGTCCTGAATTATATTCTCAATTATGTTTGCATACAGACTACGAAATGTGGTTTGGTCTAGTCAGCAAAAGCACTTTAGTAACCCTAGAGAAGGATTGTGGTCTCTCTCAAATTTTAATAAATAGGTTGTGTTTCTGCTGTATTCTGCCAgaccacaatcttttcctaaccttaaccaagaGCTGGGAGCGCCTCAACATAACTGTAAAACCTTTAATAATGCTTTAGTCACTAAAAGtggatattataaataaataaataaagtaccttttcattaaaacttgtacTGTATAAACTTATGTTTCCCACTTGCCCAATAGTTATATTTCCTCATGGTGTTAATAGGAGACAGCATTCTTAATTTATGTTTCCTCAAAAAATTGTGTTAGCTGGTGCAAATTAGTTATGAATGAAAACTTTAGGTGGAATTGTCGCAGGTTGGGACAGAGCTGCTGTTTTACCTGGTTCACTCCTTCTGCAGTTATACCTGTTTACCAGCTCTTTGTCATGTTTTCCATAAATATATTAGGTTGAGATATTTTGGGAGTGTTTGTTTTCTAGGTCAAGCGTCCAAAGAAAGTGTTGATATGTTGGGGGGTCTTTCATAGAAAAACCATGAGGttatggaaagaaaaaagaaataagagacaAAAGGAGAGTCGGGTTAGAAACTTTTACAAAGCGAGATATCCAACATGAAGAAATGAATGTGGAAAGGAAGGGAAGGCTAAAGAGTCAAACTTGGGGAGCATAAGGAATGGTCAATAGTCAAGGGAGCTGAAATGGAGCAAGGGGATGTGGAGGggtaaaagaacaaaatattcCCAGTGCACCCAGAGTAGGGCTGGAACAACAATGCCGCATCACCAGAAAGCATGTCGGGCCCCACTGGGGAGAGCGCATCTGTGTACCGGCTCTTGATTGACATTCCATTTGTCCCGCGAAAGGTGCTCATATACTGAACACGGACTAACTGTCTCTCCCTCATCTGTGCTCAAAGCTTGGAAATGAAGTTATCTCCCCACGCTGGCGTCGCACGtcttcacacaaaacacatgtcacTCCCAGAAAATGGCAATTTGTTTAGCCACTGACATAAACATGACTGTGTTTAATCTTGGTTTCATATAGTTCATGGGGAAGATGACGGCTGAGCCGTAGATGGATGAGCCGACTGTGAAGATAACTTCCAAGCTTTCGTTACCTTCTTCTTGGGGTCATGCATTGCACATGGAGGGGCAGATTGATTATATGATGTCcctctttttaaatattcaatgaTCTacttatatattaatatatagtGTGTTTATAAATTTATAGCATTCCTCCAGTATATATTTCTTAAGACTCTGAGCTTGTTAGACCGTGATTATCGTTCTGATCTTGCTCCCCTAACATCAATCATTCATTTAAGATGCtcctccagaaaaaaaaaacagagaaaggaaacATTCGTATACTCTCCTTCCCGCATCTAGCTCTAGCTATTATGCAGAAGGTGGGGCGTGGGGGTTAATGATAGAAGCGTGTTAATGtgagtggaggaggagggctAGGAGGTGCAAGTGTTTGGAAGAGAGGGCCAAACAACTCCAATCACAAGTTCTTTCAATCACACTGCGCcgcatttgaatattttcttccCTAAAGTCTGAAATCTATGcatttttaatcattgtttAACACGTAGATGCTTTTTGAGCCTTCATCTTGGTTTAAGCTATTTCACCTTGAAAATGATATCTTAGTGGGTGGTGCTGAGGGTCCACATTGAAGTGAGAATGCTTCTAAAAATCGGAGtgaaaacatgacttttttgtcttggGCCTTTTTTTTGGTGAGGCAATTTTAGTCCGAGTAGGGTGGAAATTGAATGTATAGTACTATtatagttacaaaaaaaaagaagttgacGTTTGGGGGAAATATTCTTATTTGTTTTCTCCTTCACCGTTATATCTCACAGCAGCCTGTAGCTTAACTtagcaattaaattaaatttatttatggtatcaatttacaacaagagttatctcgagacagagagagttggtctagaccacactctataatttacaaggacccaacagttctagcagttccctccagagcaagcaacagtgcgacagtggtgaggaaaaactcccttatAGCAAGAAATCTCAGACAGACCCTGGGTCTTGGTAGGTgatgtctgacgggccggttggggttgaaatgaagcgTGGCAATGACAGTCACAGtgaaagataatggaacagtgactaaaaatagtagtttgtagtagttcatgacATAGAAGGGCAATGCACCGCATTACAGGGCACAGTGGAgagtagcaggatgtagcagggcatggcaggacgtgtagcaggaccacggcgccagctgcagccatgactttggagcctccctgatccaaggaaacatccTGGGGGAGAAAGAACATAAaaactccggggaatgactcctcAGAGCAAGGTtggtaacaagcatttctgggacatttatgcacacaaatgtgaagataaaggagagaggagctcagtgtgtcatgggaagtcccccggcagtctaaaactattacagcataactaagagagacaaggtaaagaaaGGAGTCTGGTCGGACTGCACTACCCTTCCTCCCTCTAGattaattttattattgattatacgGTAAATTAgtctgacgactatgaagagaagaCGAGAAGAGAAATATACAGGAAGAAATCAGAGAAGAATACATTTAGAAAGTGTTCAAGATTCTTTTGAACCATTTAGTGGCCTCTCGCCAAGTTAAACTGCCAACTCCCTGAAACCCCCCACGCTCAACTTACCCCCCAGACTGTATGGGTTCTAGCTGCTGCGGTAGTGGGCCAATCACACGtcattttttacgttttttacCTAAATGAAGGCCGCGTATCGATACTATTACTTTGCACTGGGTTATTTCAGTCGATACTTTAAAGGTACCGATACCCAATCCTACTGGGGATAACGACTTGCTGGAGTCTCCGCTGGTGGCCTGGTAACCTCAGAAACAAGACAAGACTCCAAGAAGTCCCTGTGCCCAGTCAACACCCATCTTCCCATAAAACCAAATGATGTTGTTTCAAAATTTTAGATTTTGGACAGATTAAACACACTAGATATGTTAGTAgatagtgagctttagaggtgctgttGAACATTTGTTGTTACCGTTGGACAGAGACAGGCTAGCCGTTTCTAGTTGTATCGATCTAACCcttgacacacaaaaaaagccatacaattattttaccaaaatgtcaaactattcctttaggATAATCTTTATAAAATAGATAACAACGACAAAGTTGTTCATgagattttctttcttaaacGTTGTGAAAACTGAagtgaagtggaacaaaaatggggaaaaagtgGTTTCCATGCAAGACTTCCTCTGCTCACCCCGTTCTACCATCAGACACATGAACACAGGGGTAACACAAGGTaacttttccattttatttccaaGCCTCTGCAAGTAAAAGGACGCatattcagagagagagagaaaagagaacaaGCAATAAATGGATCATGAGGAAAGAAAATAGCCCATTCTTTTCACTACAAGACACAGCCCACCGCCGCGGCCTCTTGTTAAGCACAATAGCACCAACTGAGTACAAGTGCAAACCAGGCTCGATCTGATCCACAAACAAGGCTGCCAACACCGAGTGCCTGTCTGACCACTGAGCAGCAGCCATGCTATCTGCAGCATCTTCTGCTCCTGTCTAATAAGCAGCTGGAGCTGCTGAGCTCTGAGTGGGATACCATAAATGCCCTGGTCTGCTTCATCAATGATGTAGGATAAAGGGAACAGAGACAAGCTAACCCTCTTAGTGTGCGTGGAAGAAGTGgacggagacagacagaggcagagagagacaggtttaGGCTACAGGCAGCTCTTAAGAGTGTGTACAGTTTGCGTTAAGCCCTGGGAGGCCAGCCGTATTCCTCCCTATCACTTCCACTTCATTACCCCTGGAGCTGGCATACATTATTCAGCTCTTCAAGCCTCAGTCCACAGGGACCGAT
The genomic region above belongs to Etheostoma cragini isolate CJK2018 chromosome 14, CSU_Ecrag_1.0, whole genome shotgun sequence and contains:
- the irx4b gene encoding iroquois-class homeodomain protein IRX-4b encodes the protein MAYSQLGYSYSTTPQFLMTSSSLAGCLEPGTPPSHPVLCSPGHQLTSGPGIGVYSGTYPKSQGYYNPCTSDATALYSRGPLDPKDGAATVGTSQTPAYHPYEYTFGQYPYDRYGYSCSDGASRRKNATRETTSTLKAWLQEHQKNPYPTKGEKIMLAIITRMTLTQVSTWFANARRRLKKENKVTWSPRACKSSDDRGCDDDSDEAGKPLKHDKDLPDQQCADLQSDLEDFDLLESDGSECEPKPQFLPEDSDAISNADLPHRHHTHNPDPLHGKDRLSPDCPKLTPVHRQTNSFYANPDLRSTDAKPKIWSIARTAASLNGSLQPEYPPCMLSSTGSSSPGYPSNMALTKADREQESPVSTLREWVDGVFHGPFQQLRPAEAWKGLNDAVIDIRTPGQSFELLRSTSSL